The sequence AAGCAAAGGTGAAAACGGAAGAATTATTTCCGAGTAGTGAAATTAGCATACAATTAACTGAAAGTCAGGAATTAATATTTAAAACAATTTTTAATAATCCACAGATTTCCCTGGACGATCTTGCCGAAAAAATTGACCTTTCGTCACACAAAATTTTACCCATAATTTTAGAATTGGAGCTTTTAGGGAAAGTAAAATCATTTTCGGGGAGACAATTTGTGACAATTTGAGAATTAACGATTTCTTAATATTTCATTGTTTTAGAGATAACATTTAATTATTAACAAAATTTAAGTCAAAATTATTAATTCAACAATATTAAGTCATTATATTATTAAATTTTCAACAATCATTCTTTAAGGTGTTGTGAATCTTGAAAAAAAAATTAAATTTGTTGGCAATAATATTCAACCCTAATATATGGAACAATATAATATTGACCAGAAAATCCAAGAGTTTATAGCAAAAATTGAGGCCAAAAACCCTAATGAGCCAGAATTTTTACAAGCCGTAAAAGAAGTTGCTGTTACAGTAATTCCGTTTATTATGACGAAAAAGGAATACACGGGAATGAAACTTCTTGAAAGAATGGCTGAGGCTGAAAGAATCATCATCTTCAGAGTTCCATGGGTTGACGATAAAGGGGAAATCCAGGTAAACAGAGGTTTCAGAATCCAGATGAACTCTGCGATCGGGCCATACAAAGGCGGAATCCGTTTTCACCCTACGGTAAACCTTTCGGTTCTAAAATTCTTAGCATTCGAGCAGGTTTTCAAAAACTCATTAACTACTCTTCCGATGGGAGGTGGTAAAGGAGGTTCAGACTTCGATCCGCAAGGAAAATCTGATATGGAAGTAATGCGTTTTTGCCAGGCTTTCATGACAGAATTGTGCAAGCATGTAGGTCCTGAAACAGACGTTCCTGCCGGAGATATCGGTGTTGGAGCAAGAGAAATCGGATATTTGTTCGGACAATACAAGAAAATCAGAAACGAATTTACAGGAGTTCTTACAGGAAAAGGTCTTGCTTACGGAGGTTCATTAATCCGTCCTGAAGCGACAGGATACGGTGTTGTTTACTTCGCTGAGCAGATGCTTAAAACTATCGGACAAACTTTCAAAGATAAAACGGTAACGGTTTCAGGTTTCGGAAACGTAGCTTGGGGAGTTATCAAAAAAGTATCTGAACTAGGCGGAAAAGTAGTTACGATTTCCGGACCGGACGGATATGTTTACGATAAAGACGGAATCGACGGAGAAAAAATTGATTATTTATTAGAATTAAGAGCTTCCGGAAACAACAGAGCGGAAGATTATGCCAAGAAATATCCGTCTGCAGAATTCCATGCTGGAAAACGTCCTTGGGAAGTGAAGTGTGATGTGGCAATGCCATCTGCAACACAAAACGAATTGGATCTTGAAGATGCTAAAAAATTAGTGGAAAACGGATGTATCTGTGTAACTGAGGCTGCGAATATGCCTTCTACATTGGATGCGATCAACTATTTCCTAGACAATAAAGTATTATTCTCTCCAGGTAAGGCTTCTAACGCCGGTGGAGTAGCAACTTCAGGTCTTGAAATGACGCAAAACTCAATCCGTCTAAACTGGACATCTGAAGAAGTAGATGCAAGACTGAAAGAGATCATGATCGGAATCCACAAAGCTTGCAGAGACTACGGTAAAGAGGAAGACGGCTATGTAAACTACGTAAAAGGCGCAAATATCGCCGGCTTCGTGAAAGTTGCAGAAGCAATGCTGGCTCAGGGAGTAGTATAAAAATATAAAGGTTGGGAGAATTCCCGACCTTTTTTGATATAGCCTGTTCCCGGGAGTATAAATGGGAAAAAAGTAAAAAGTGAAAGGAGAAAGCGTTGATATATTCAGCGCTTTTTTTAGTGCTCTATTTTAACGCGCAATAGTCGTAAGGATTTAAAAAAAAAATATGCTGTGTATTTTCAGTCGCGAGGGTGTTTCGTTCAGCTAATAACAGTTATTTTTTAATTAAGAATTATTTGTCATTTCTAAAGAATTTCAACTACTATTTTATAATTCTTTAAATAAATATAATGCTGAAAATCTAAAATCATTAATTTTAAAATATGAAAAACACGTTTGAAAATATCGATGACTACATTCTTCTTTTTCCCGAAGAAGTTCAGGAAAAATTGCAGGAGATAAGAAAAGTTATTCATACTCAAAATCCCGAGATTGAAGAATACATTGGCTATCAAATGCCTGCTTTTAAATACAAAAAGAAACCATTGGTATATTTTGCGGGTTATAAAAAACATATCGGGTTTTATCCCGGTGCGGAAGGTATTAGAAGATTTGAAACAGATTTTAAAGAAAGGAAGTACAAATTTTCAAAAGGAGCGGTGCAGTTTCCGGTTAATGATGAGGTTCCGGTAGATTTAATCACAAAAATGGTCAAATTCAGAATGGAAGAAATTGAAAATAAAAAATCCTGAAACATTGTGTTCCAGGACTTATCTAACTTCATTAATTCGTTTTCTCTTTTCTCTTCATTTTTTTGTCGCCTTCTACGGTGTCTTTATTTTTCCATTTGGTGGTGTCGGACTTGGATTTGTCCCAATTTTTGTCATCTTTCTTCATGTCTCGATGAGTTCTGGTAGTATCAGGTCTCACAGTGTCTGTCTTTTGTGGCGTTACCTGCGCCGAAACAGCAATTGTTCCTACGAACGCAAAAGCTGTCGCTAAAATGAATTTTTTCATAATACTAATATTTTAATGATTTGGTATTATGTTAAATGCAATTTTCGTACTAATCGTTATTTTGATTAATATTTTTAACTAGATTTATAATTATTTAAGATAAATTACATTATAAATCTATTATTAGAAAAATCCTGAAACATAATGTTCCAGGATATCCCATTTCTACTTTGATTGATTAATACTTACTTAGACTTTTTCTTTTTAGACTTCTTTTCTTCTTTAGTCGCTTCTGCAGGTTTTGTTGCATCTACGGCTGCTTCTGCACTTACACTTGCTGTTGCGTCAGTGGCAGCGGTTGCCGGAGTAGTGTCTACAGTTGCTGTTGTTGCAGTTGTTGCAGTTGTATTCTGATTCTGGGCAGCTGTTCCTGAAGTTGTACCCCAGTTTGAAGTTGCCTGTGTGTTTTGTTGAGTTTGAGTAGTCGTCTGGTTATTAGAATTTTGTGTTGAATTTTCTGGTGTTCCGGTCTGTGCCGATACTGCGATTACGCCGACTAATGTAAACGCTGCTGTTAAAACTAATTTTTTCATTATACTAATATTTTAAATGGTTGTTTAATATTTGTAGAACGACCTATTCGAAAGTAATAGTATGTGAAAGATGTTTATTTAACGTACTTTATAATTTTTTAAGATGATTTTGGATTATAGTTTATTTTCCTAAATTTTTCATAATTTTCTCTACAAATTCAAATGCAGCAGGGCAAATCACTGTATTTTTTATCATCAGGTTATTGATCTGGTAGATCTTCTTCCTGTCGGTATGAGGATATTCTCTGCAGGCTTTGGGACGCACTTCGTAGATGGAACAGGTGTTATCTTCATTCAGAAAAAAACATGGAAGATTTTGCAGAACCTTATCGTTATCTTCATCAACCCGCAAAAATTTTGCTTCAAAATCCACCTGCTTCATGCGGAGATGCTTGGAAATACGCTCAATATCTTTTTCCGTGTAGAGCGGACCTGTCGTTTTACAGCAATTGGCACACTGGAGACAATCGACCTTCTCAAACACTTCTTCATGGGTTTCCTGAACAATATAATCGAGATTTTTGGGCGGTTTTTTCTTTAATCCGTCCAGAAACTTTTTATGTTCTTTTTGTTTTTGTAATGCCTGCTTTTTGTAAAGTTCTAGATCCATTTATTTATCCTCTTCCATAAAAACGGGAAGATCTGTTTTTTGATGATGATTAATTCTTCCCAGATCCAAAATCGTAGAAAGGTTTTCTTTATCCGGATAATACATCGGGACAAATTTTGCTCCGTAGATGATTTCTTTGGTCACATAAGAAGTTCTCTGCACCACGGTATTCGAAAATACTTCATCAAATGCACGTACATGAACAATAATTTCAATATCCGTGTTTTTGAAATCTTCTTCGGAAAAGCCATAGAACGGCGAATCTTCATCTATTTTATGAACAACCGTCCAGTTCAGCGCCAATGTATTAATCTTGCTTAATTGAGTCTTTAAAGTATAAAATTTACTCTTCGGAACACTTTCCTCAATCACTTCAATCGCCGTTGAAACAATAACATCGGCATCTGTAAGGGAATTATTTTTATAAGGTGCTAATCTGAACATTAAAGCCGAAGCATTTTTAAAAGGTGCGATAACGGCAATATCAGAAAACTTCAGATAGGCTCTCGGTCGCGAAAATCTTCCGTAAAAAAGTCCCGTTGCAATGGCAAAGGTAAGCAATCCCAAAAAAGCCTCAAAAGTAGCCACCAAGCTCGCCATAAAACCTATCGGAGCAATTCTTCCGTACCCAACCGTGGTAAACGTCTGTGAACTGAAGAAAAATACATCGATAAACTCATTCATCGGATCGCTTTTATCAATGCCGGTCAAGTGTTCTACGCCGATCAGATAATAAATTAAGGCAAAGAGAATATTCACCATCACATACGCCACCACCAGATACGAAAGAAACTGGAATGTAGATAAATCCAGCATCGTATGATACCAGCTGAATCTGTTTAAAATATCCACTCCTTTTCTATGGACATTCGGAAGACCGTCTTTATTGATAAATCTTCCCGAGGCATTGTCTCCAAAACCACTGTTTTCCGTATTTGTCTGGCGAATTTTTTGTCTGAATCCTCTTGCCATTTTTATTTCAGTTGTTTAGTTTATTTATTTTAAACTTTTTTCAGTTGTAAAATATCATGCAAAGATAAAATATTGTTTTTATGAAATTTATCAACGTAACGATTGAATGTATAAATTGATTTTGCCTTAACTTTGAAGCATGAAAAAGCTGGAATCGAGAGAAGATATTGAGCATCTTGTGAATTCGTTTTACGCCAAAGTCGTTAAGGATGAAACGATTTCGTTTTTCTTTAATGATGTTGCTAAAGTCGATTGGGATAAACATTTACCTAAAATGTATTCGTTTTGGGAGACCATTCTTTTTGGCCAGATGTCTTACAAAGGCAATCCTATGGCTGTCCATTTTCCGGTAAATGAAATGCAGGCCATGGAACAAAAACATTTTAACCGCTGGCTGGAGCTTTGGAGAATGACTGTTGAAGAAAATTTTGTTGGAGAAAATGCTGATATGGCCATCTACAAATCTGAAAATATTGCCAAGCTGATGGCTTTTAAAATGGAATCGGCGAGAAAGCTTTAGCGGATTTTTGAGATTCGAGTTTTGAGTTTTGGATTCTGAGTTGGTTTAAGGAACAATGACGGTGAAAATATAAGCGGCAAGGTTTACTAATAAAACCGTTCCGTATAAGATATTGGTTTTTCCTCTACTTAAAGAAAGCATTACGATAAACACCGATAAAGAAAGCAGTATAATATCTTTTTTATCCAATCCTAAAACCAACGGAATATCATACACCACACAAACTACGGCAACTGCGGGAATCGTAAGTCCGATACTTGCCAATGCAGATCCCAACGCAAGATTTAAACTGGATTGAATCTGATTCGCCCGGGCTGCCCTGATCGCCGCAACACCCTCCGGAAGTAAAACAACCGCCGCAATAATTACCCCAACCAAAGATTTTGGAGCGCCTAAGCTCTGCACCATACTCTCAATCGTAGAAGAAAGACCTTTTGCCATCATCACAACAATAGTAAGACATATCACAAGAAATATAAAACTGATCACTGTTTTTTTGCGAGAAGGAATATAATGTTCTTCAGGATGTTCATCCGGGACGATGAAGTAATTCCGGTGTCGCACAGTCTGAACCATCAGAAAAATACCATAAATTACAAGACATGCAATAGAGACAAAGATCAGTTGCGCTTCATTGTAAAAAGGACCGTTGATGCTGGAAGTAAAATTGGGAAGCACTAAAGTGAGTATTAAAATAGAAACAATACTTACCAAATACGTCGTAGCCGAAGTTCTGGCAAAAAACTGTTCATAATATTTCACGCCGCCTACAAGAATACAAATTCCGAGGATCCCATTAAGAATAAGCATTACCGCAGCAAAAATCGTATCTCTGGCCAGTGTGATCGCCTGATCTCCACCAGCAATCATCAGTGAGATGATTAAAGCTACTTCAATAATGGTAATACAAATCGCAAGGATGATCGTTCCGAAAGGCTCGCCTACTTTATGAGCAACAACTTCAGCATGATGAACCGCCGATAAGACACTTCCTGTCAATAGAATGCCTGCAATTACATCAAATACGACACCCGTTCCCATCAGTCCGGAAAAATAATACCCAACCGTCAGGAATGGAAAAATATACGTGTAATGTAAGAGTTCTTTTAATTTCATAAAGTTTTTACAAAATACAAAAAATCTATGAAATTTGAAATATTAAAAGAAAATATTAATAACATTTTAATGACACCACAGATTAAAATCCTGAAAATCCGTCAGCATATGAAACAAAAGCCCGATACCTATAATCCTGATATTTCCTTTAAAAAAGAGCATCAAAAAATACACCGCAATCGCATAATAAGAATGTAAAAAATGGAAACCAATACTTCCTCTGTTGGGATCAAAAATAGGATTTGCAAATAAATGATCGAGGTCTACAAGCATTGTTGCCAAAAGAATAAGATAAACCTTTTTCCAGTTTTCTCGGTAAAAAATTAAGGCAATAAAAACCGGAAATATAAAGTGCAGAAAATAATGCACACAGGTCTTCCAAAAGAAACAATCCATCAGATTCTGCCTTTTAAATAATCCTGTCTCAAATCTTCATCCAGCTTTTCAATAGCGTATCGTAAGCAGGTTCGCGGCATTTCTTTGTAATATTTGTTGAGATAGTCGATCAGTTCTTTTTCATTTTTCTGTCCCATTTCTCTCAGTAGCCAGCCGTTTGCTTTATGCATCAGATCGTGAGTATGCTTCAGGTTTTGAGTAACAAATTCTTTCGTCAAATCAAATGACCCCTTTTTCACATAATGCATCGTTCCGACTACCGCAATCCTTTTATGCCACATTTCTTCGGAATCGGAAAGTTCTTTCAGCAAGTCTTCTTTCTTATTTTCAAAGGCATACCGTCCTAAAATTTTATAACAGCTCGAATCTACCAAATCCCAATTGTTTACATACGGCAAATGATTTAAGTAAAACTCCACAATCTCATCTCTTACAGCTTTATCTTTTGTTTTTTCAAATTTTAAAATCAAGATAAACAATGCCGTCAGCCGATGCTCATGGTATTTTGAAGAAAGCAGTTCACTCAATTCATCCAAAGAAATTTTAGAATAATATTCTTTCGCAACAGCCCTTTGATCCGGAACTTTCACTCCAAGGAATAAATCTCCTTCGCCATACTCTCCTTTTCCGGTCTTGAAAAATTTCGGAAAAAATGCGGCTTTTTCGGGAATCGATAAAACGGCTAATGCTTCTTGGATTTCTTTAATTATATTATTTGACATCTTTAAACATATCTTTATGATAGATGGTTTTCACAAAAAACAAACGAGCTCCATTCTTAATTTTAAGATATTACTCATCGTAGGTTTGTCCTTTTTTCACAATAATACAAATTAAAATAATAAACCCCAACTACTTCTCCGCTGAAGTATATCTTTCAGTCCCTCCGAAATACCAGATTTCCTGCCCTTTCAACAAGAGTTCTGCGTGATCAATATATTTTCTGACCTGTTCGTTATATCGTCCGAAGTCGGGAAGATTTTCTTTAATTCTGATAAATTCTGCCAGATCATCGTCATGGATTTCAATGGCTTTATCATAAGCTTCTTCCATGGTACAGCTATTTTCATTTTTAATGACCAAAACAAGGTTTGTTGCTTCACCTCTTTCCAATTCCCAGGGAACAGAATGAATATCATTAAACCAAGACAACATAAGTGTAACCAACTGCCGAATCCTGAAAATTGCGGGATGTGAAAAAATTTCATCAGGCATAATAAATCCCGAAATGACCTCCAAAAAATCACAAAGCGTTCTTCCGCCGGAAACTTTTTCTCTAATGATTTTATATTCTTCAAGTGATGGATATGAAACTTTATCATTGTAACTGTAAATGGTTTCCTCCTCCATTCCTTCAAACCAAAACTGATGATGGGCTACAAATCTTTTCATCCAGTTTTCTGTGACAGCAGATAAAATTTCTTTTCGTACGGTTCCGAAAGCTTCAAAAATTTCATTTTCAAATTCTGTGGCCTTTCCTTCAAGAATATCAATAACTTTCTGACACTGAAGTCTCAAATTTTCTAAAGAATTCGAACCATACAAATCATCAAAAGCAAAAGCAGCCAAAATCCAACGTCCGATAATCGTTGATTGTTCAGCATTCGCCGCAGGAAAAAAGCTGGTGGTAAATTTTCCGAAGTTTGATTTCCGGTATCTTTTTTTCAGTGATTCCGGGAGACATTTGTAATCGTCAATCCAAGTGGAAACTTGCTTTTCTAAAGATTCTAAATGAGGATTGTGTCTGAGCTCGAAAGGATACTCAATGGTGAATGTGGGAGTTTTCATATTTGGTGATATTAGTTGTATTAAAATTACAAAATAAATCCCAATATGGTGGAAAACAATAAAGGATTGATAAAATGTATTACCAATCCCCTTATTTATTATTTTTATTTTAAATTAAATCTAAAAATCAATTCATTATTTTGTAGTATTTGAAGCAACACTTTCCAGTTCTTCCTCTTCCTTCGCAATCTTGTTCGGATTGGCTACTTTTGCAATGGTAAGTCCCTGAACAATAATTGAAAAGACCACTACACAATACGTAATACTTAAAACAATCGTACTGTATTCATTTTTCGGAATAGATAAGGCCAAAGCAATGGAAACACCACCCCGGATTCCTCCCCAAACGAGTACCTTCACCGTTTGCGGACTGAATCTTGTTTTAAAAGACATAAACTTCGTCGGACCCCAAATTGAAATGAATCTCGCCAATAAAACCACTACGATCGCCAATGCTCCGGGAATCATGAAATGCCTTAAGTCTTTGATCATCAATAATTCAAAACCGATGAATAAGAATAGCACAGCATTGAGGATTTCGTCGATAAGTTCCCAGAATTTGATCAAGTAATCCTGTGTGACAGATTTCATTTTGAATTTCATATTAAAATTACCCATGAATAATCCCGCAGCAACCATCGTCAACGGTCCCGAAATATGCATTTGTCTTGCAATGAGATAACCTCCCATTACCACAGACAACGTCACCAACACGGAAATAATATAATCGTCCACTTCACGCATCAGCCTGGAAGTGATCCAACCTAAAACAACACCCAATAAAAGTCCTCCTCCAGCTTCTTTCAGCAATAACAATCCGATGCTTTCAACGCCAAGATCCACTTCATTTCCAATGGCCAACTGAAGAACAACCGTGAATACAACCACCGCCATCCCGTCATTGAACAGGGATTCTCCTGCAACTTTGGTTTCCAGTGCCTTTGAAACGTTCGCCTGTTTTAAAATACTCAAAACTGCAACAGGATCTGTCGGCGAAATCAATGCCCCGAAAAGCAAGCAGTAAATAAATGGCAGTTGAAGCCCCACCAAAGGCAGCAGATAATACACGCCAAAGCCCACCACGAAAGTAGAAATCACCACTCCCGCAGTCGAGAAAATCACGACAGGCCAGAATTGTTCTTTGAGATCATCTATGTTAATGTGAATTCCTCCCGCAAACAGAAGAAAATTGAGCATTGCGCCCATCAAAACCTCCGTAAAATCGATACTGATCATCAGTTTGTTGAGGTGCCCGAAAGTTCTCGGTAAAACAGTTTCCCCGAAGGAAACCAAAAATATTGAAACTACAATGGCAATCACCATAATCCCGATCGTACTCGGAAGTTTCAGAAATCTGTAATTAAGGTATGAAAATATGGATGCTAAAACTATTAACGCTGAAAATGAATAATATAACTCCACTAAGCTTTTTTTAAAAATTTATTTAATTAATAATCGATATAAAGTACTTTAATATAAACTTTGTCATTGTCTTTTTCCCAAATGTCTAGAATGCCATCCCTCACGGATTTTGATCCTCTTGTGTAATCTTTCCCGAGGTTCAGAATATTTAATAAAATATATTCATCACCAACAGAATTTACCAGATAAGGCATTTTCTCGGTTTTTCCGTCTCCGGAACTTTTGATCGCGTCTGTAAGTATCCTGAACTGGCTCAGGTGGTGCATAAAGTTGTCCCCGTCTTTCTTCGAATCATAAGCTTTCAGTAAAATCAAAAGAACATCCAGATTGGTCGGATCTTTCTCATATAAAACTTTTCCCTGCTTTATACATTCATCAAAATTCCCCGTTTTAAAAGCTTCCGCGAGCGTTTTAAAATCTTCATCCGTTGTAGAAACCACATCTTTCCTGAAATTTCTTCCATAGTAAAGATGCTGGGCTTCTATCGTGTCCAATGATCTCGGATACGCTTTATACTTAAAAATCAGCTTATCGTAGTTGTAAGGAGATTTGTCATTTTTAAGATCTTTCTCGACCGCTTTAAAATCAATCTTTGATTTTTGACTAAAACCAAAAACCGATACCAAAAGCAATAAAAGGAAAAAGTGATATTTCATTAATCGTTGTTTTCTTCTTCTTCCTCGTCGTTATCGAAATATTCGAAAAGGAAATCGTTGTAAGGAAACCTGGAAATATGGATTTTCATGACCTCATCGTAGATCATTCTCTTCATTTCCGGGAAGTTTTCTTTCGTTAAGGCCGAGATAAAAACGGTCGGATATTTAGACTTCGCCATCCATGTTTTTTTCCATTCTTCCAGA is a genomic window of Chryseobacterium wanjuense containing:
- a CDS encoding cation:proton antiporter — protein: MELYYSFSALIVLASIFSYLNYRFLKLPSTIGIMVIAIVVSIFLVSFGETVLPRTFGHLNKLMISIDFTEVLMGAMLNFLLFAGGIHINIDDLKEQFWPVVIFSTAGVVISTFVVGFGVYYLLPLVGLQLPFIYCLLFGALISPTDPVAVLSILKQANVSKALETKVAGESLFNDGMAVVVFTVVLQLAIGNEVDLGVESIGLLLLKEAGGGLLLGVVLGWITSRLMREVDDYIISVLVTLSVVMGGYLIARQMHISGPLTMVAAGLFMGNFNMKFKMKSVTQDYLIKFWELIDEILNAVLFLFIGFELLMIKDLRHFMIPGALAIVVVLLARFISIWGPTKFMSFKTRFSPQTVKVLVWGGIRGGVSIALALSIPKNEYSTIVLSITYCVVVFSIIVQGLTIAKVANPNKIAKEEEELESVASNTTK
- a CDS encoding calcium:proton antiporter, with protein sequence MKLKELLHYTYIFPFLTVGYYFSGLMGTGVVFDVIAGILLTGSVLSAVHHAEVVAHKVGEPFGTIILAICITIIEVALIISLMIAGGDQAITLARDTIFAAVMLILNGILGICILVGGVKYYEQFFARTSATTYLVSIVSILILTLVLPNFTSSINGPFYNEAQLIFVSIACLVIYGIFLMVQTVRHRNYFIVPDEHPEEHYIPSRKKTVISFIFLVICLTIVVMMAKGLSSTIESMVQSLGAPKSLVGVIIAAVVLLPEGVAAIRAARANQIQSSLNLALGSALASIGLTIPAVAVVCVVYDIPLVLGLDKKDIILLSLSVFIVMLSLSRGKTNILYGTVLLVNLAAYIFTVIVP
- the gdhA gene encoding NADP-specific glutamate dehydrogenase encodes the protein MEQYNIDQKIQEFIAKIEAKNPNEPEFLQAVKEVAVTVIPFIMTKKEYTGMKLLERMAEAERIIIFRVPWVDDKGEIQVNRGFRIQMNSAIGPYKGGIRFHPTVNLSVLKFLAFEQVFKNSLTTLPMGGGKGGSDFDPQGKSDMEVMRFCQAFMTELCKHVGPETDVPAGDIGVGAREIGYLFGQYKKIRNEFTGVLTGKGLAYGGSLIRPEATGYGVVYFAEQMLKTIGQTFKDKTVTVSGFGNVAWGVIKKVSELGGKVVTISGPDGYVYDKDGIDGEKIDYLLELRASGNNRAEDYAKKYPSAEFHAGKRPWEVKCDVAMPSATQNELDLEDAKKLVENGCICVTEAANMPSTLDAINYFLDNKVLFSPGKASNAGGVATSGLEMTQNSIRLNWTSEEVDARLKEIMIGIHKACRDYGKEEDGYVNYVKGANIAGFVKVAEAMLAQGVV
- a CDS encoding terpene synthase family protein encodes the protein MKTPTFTIEYPFELRHNPHLESLEKQVSTWIDDYKCLPESLKKRYRKSNFGKFTTSFFPAANAEQSTIIGRWILAAFAFDDLYGSNSLENLRLQCQKVIDILEGKATEFENEIFEAFGTVRKEILSAVTENWMKRFVAHHQFWFEGMEEETIYSYNDKVSYPSLEEYKIIREKVSGGRTLCDFLEVISGFIMPDEIFSHPAIFRIRQLVTLMLSWFNDIHSVPWELERGEATNLVLVIKNENSCTMEEAYDKAIEIHDDDLAEFIRIKENLPDFGRYNEQVRKYIDHAELLLKGQEIWYFGGTERYTSAEK
- a CDS encoding group III truncated hemoglobin → MKKLESREDIEHLVNSFYAKVVKDETISFFFNDVAKVDWDKHLPKMYSFWETILFGQMSYKGNPMAVHFPVNEMQAMEQKHFNRWLELWRMTVEENFVGENADMAIYKSENIAKLMAFKMESARKL
- a CDS encoding iron chaperone, coding for MKNTFENIDDYILLFPEEVQEKLQEIRKVIHTQNPEIEEYIGYQMPAFKYKKKPLVYFAGYKKHIGFYPGAEGIRRFETDFKERKYKFSKGAVQFPVNDEVPVDLITKMVKFRMEEIENKKS
- a CDS encoding DUF6122 family protein, whose translation is MDCFFWKTCVHYFLHFIFPVFIALIFYRENWKKVYLILLATMLVDLDHLFANPIFDPNRGSIGFHFLHSYYAIAVYFLMLFFKGNIRIIGIGLLFHMLTDFQDFNLWCH
- a CDS encoding ion channel; this encodes MARGFRQKIRQTNTENSGFGDNASGRFINKDGLPNVHRKGVDILNRFSWYHTMLDLSTFQFLSYLVVAYVMVNILFALIYYLIGVEHLTGIDKSDPMNEFIDVFFFSSQTFTTVGYGRIAPIGFMASLVATFEAFLGLLTFAIATGLFYGRFSRPRAYLKFSDIAVIAPFKNASALMFRLAPYKNNSLTDADVIVSTAIEVIEESVPKSKFYTLKTQLSKINTLALNWTVVHKIDEDSPFYGFSEEDFKNTDIEIIVHVRAFDEVFSNTVVQRTSYVTKEIIYGAKFVPMYYPDKENLSTILDLGRINHHQKTDLPVFMEEDK
- a CDS encoding DUF4919 domain-containing protein; translation: MKYHFFLLLLLVSVFGFSQKSKIDFKAVEKDLKNDKSPYNYDKLIFKYKAYPRSLDTIEAQHLYYGRNFRKDVVSTTDEDFKTLAEAFKTGNFDECIKQGKVLYEKDPTNLDVLLILLKAYDSKKDGDNFMHHLSQFRILTDAIKSSGDGKTEKMPYLVNSVGDEYILLNILNLGKDYTRGSKSVRDGILDIWEKDNDKVYIKVLYIDY
- a CDS encoding YkgJ family cysteine cluster protein translates to MDLELYKKQALQKQKEHKKFLDGLKKKPPKNLDYIVQETHEEVFEKVDCLQCANCCKTTGPLYTEKDIERISKHLRMKQVDFEAKFLRVDEDNDKVLQNLPCFFLNEDNTCSIYEVRPKACREYPHTDRKKIYQINNLMIKNTVICPAAFEFVEKIMKNLGK
- a CDS encoding DNA alkylation repair protein; its protein translation is MSNNIIKEIQEALAVLSIPEKAAFFPKFFKTGKGEYGEGDLFLGVKVPDQRAVAKEYYSKISLDELSELLSSKYHEHRLTALFILILKFEKTKDKAVRDEIVEFYLNHLPYVNNWDLVDSSCYKILGRYAFENKKEDLLKELSDSEEMWHKRIAVVGTMHYVKKGSFDLTKEFVTQNLKHTHDLMHKANGWLLREMGQKNEKELIDYLNKYYKEMPRTCLRYAIEKLDEDLRQDYLKGRI